The window TTGTCCCGGTCGCCGGACCTGTCGCGGCCCTCGCCGTTGCCGGGCCGGTCGAACTGGTCGTCGAGCTGGTCGACCAGCTCGGGCTCGTCCTCGCCCCTCGGCTCCTCCTGCTTCCGCTTGGGCGCGCAGCCCGTGCCGCAGCCGCCGAAGCGCGACTGGTCGGCGGCGGTGAACTCGGCCGCCTCGACGCCCTTGAGCGCCCCGATCATGGAGTCCTTCCAGATGCGGCCGGAGATCGAGGCGCCGTACACGTAGCCGTAGTAGCGCCCGCCGATGGTGACGCCGATCAGCTTGTGGCTGAAGGCGCCGCGCGGGTCGCCCAGGCTGACCGCGCTGGCCAGGTTGGGCGTGTAGCCGGCGAACCAGGCCGCCGTGTAGTCGTCGGTGGTGCCGGTCTTGCCCGCGGCGTCCCTGCCGATGCCGCCGACCTCCCGCATCGTGCCCTTGGTGAACACCCCGGACAGGATGCTGCTCACCGCGTCGGCCACCTCGGGGTCCATGGCCTTCTCGCACTTGGGCTTGAACTGCTTGACCTTGCCGTCGCGGTCCGTGTACTCGGTGATCGCCAGCGGCCTGCAGTACTGGCCGCGGGAGGCGAAGACGGCGTAGGAGTTGGCCACGGTGACCGGGTCGACCTCGTTGATGCCGAGCGTGTAGGTCTCGTACTCGCCGAGCGGCTTGCCGTCGGCCCGCTTGAGGCCGAGGCGCTTGGACAGCTCGATGACCTTGCACAGCCCGACCCGCTCCTCCAGCTTCATGAAGAAGGTGTTGACCGAGCCCCAGGTGCCGGTCTGCAGGGTCTTGAAGCCGCCGCCGCCCTCACTGGAGTTGCGCACCGGGTGCTTGGGGTCGCCGACCCGGTTGCCCTTGCAGTCGCGGAAGGCGCTGTAGCTCGGCGCGTAGTAGGTGGAGCCGGTCGCGAGGCCGTCGTTGAGCTTGAAGCCGTTCTCCAGCGCCGCCGCCAGCGTGTAGGCCTTGGCGGTCGAGCCCTGCTGGAAACCGACGCCGCCGCCGTGCTTGGCGTCGGCGACGATGTTGTAGCTCATCTCGTTCTTCTTCTTGCTGCGGCCGAACGCGCGGGAGGCGGCCATGGCCTTGATCTCGCCGGTGCCCGGCACGACCATGGCCTGCGAGGCGACGGGCTTGTCCTTGGTGCTGACGTACTTCTTGATCGCCTTCTCGGCGGCCGCCTGCATCTTGGGGTCGATCGTGGTCTTGATGTCCAGGCCGCCGCGCTGGAGGAGCCGCTGGCGCTCCTTCGGGGTCTTGCCGAAGCTCTCGTTGTTGAGGATCTCGTGCTGGACGTAGAGGCAGAAGTACGGGTACTCGCTCTCCTCGCAGCCGCCGCGGACCTCGGTGTCCTTCCAGCCGAGCTTCTTGGCCTTGGCCTCGGCCGCCTGCTGCGGGGTGATCTTGCCCAGCTCGGCC is drawn from Nonomuraea muscovyensis and contains these coding sequences:
- a CDS encoding transglycosylase domain-containing protein, with the translated sequence MNVVRLIAAGAAAGVLTAAVALPAVGGAGVAAKSGMEQLNLKPEPLDEPPLSERTLLRDANGKQIARFYFENRESVSLDKVAPIMRTALISIEDFRFYEHGPIDIEGTARALLKNMTTGGVAQGGSSITQQYVKQVLINAAETPEEVQAAQAPTVARKLKELRHAMAIESKYSKDQVLEKYLNIAYFGAGAHGIQAAAKRFFGKPASELSLVQAATLAGAVQNPDRTDPNRGKKAQQALVERRNTVLDRMAELGKITPQQAAEAKAKKLGWKDTEVRGGCEESEYPYFCLYVQHEILNNESFGKTPKERQRLLQRGGLDIKTTIDPKMQAAAEKAIKKYVSTKDKPVASQAMVVPGTGEIKAMAASRAFGRSKKKNEMSYNIVADAKHGGGVGFQQGSTAKAYTLAAALENGFKLNDGLATGSTYYAPSYSAFRDCKGNRVGDPKHPVRNSSEGGGGFKTLQTGTWGSVNTFFMKLEERVGLCKVIELSKRLGLKRADGKPLGEYETYTLGINEVDPVTVANSYAVFASRGQYCRPLAITEYTDRDGKVKQFKPKCEKAMDPEVADAVSSILSGVFTKGTMREVGGIGRDAAGKTGTTDDYTAAWFAGYTPNLASAVSLGDPRGAFSHKLIGVTIGGRYYGYVYGASISGRIWKDSMIGALKGVEAAEFTAADQSRFGGCGTGCAPKRKQEEPRGEDEPELVDQLDDQFDRPGNGEGRDRSGDRDNPFGRRN